Genomic window (Bacteroidales bacterium):
ACCAAATTACTGGAACTGTTGGATAATCATAATACTAATGCCTATACAATAGAAAAAGGAGATGTAAAAAAATTAATCTATCAGACACCATGGTTTGAAAATGGCGAATTTGCAGGTTATGTTGAACTCTCCATAGAAATTCCGTTTGAGATGCCGCATTTCGTTCGAAAACCAAAAATTTAAGTTATACTTAAATTACATAACTTTCGAATTGTATTTATGGTATGACGGGGATTTACCATTTTTAGCCGAATTTATATCATCTCTGCTCTATATATTGCTTCTACTTTTGCATAATCAAAAATAAATTAATAACAAATAAAATTGAAAAATGAAAAAAGTAGTAATTATCGGAGCAAGCGGATTTATTGGTTCCGCAATCCTAAATGAAGCATTAAACAGAGGTATTCAAGTAACTGCTGTTGTTCGTGATCCTGAAAAAATCAAAATCACAAATCCTAATCTGACAATCGTAAAAGCAGACGTTTCGTCACCGGAAAAAGTTACGCAAATAACAAAGGGTTTTGATGCGGTAATCAGCGCTTTCAATCCCGGATGGACAAATCCTAACATTTACGAAGAAACACTAAAAACTTACCCTGCTATTTTAGAGGGAGTTAAAAAAGCCGGAGTAAAGCGTTTATTAATTGTCGGCGGCGCAGGTACATTATTCGTATCACCCGGGCTTCGTGTGATTGATTCGGGAGCAATTCCGCAGGAAATTATTGGAGGAGTAAAATCGCTCGGAGAGTTTTATCTTAATATCTTAATGAAAGAGAGAAACATTGATTGGGTATTTTTCTCTCCAGCAGGGAGCATTGAACCGGGTGAGCGTACCGGTAAGTATCGTTTGGGTAAAAATGATTTAATTCTGAATGATAAGGGCGAAAGCAGGATTTCCGTTCAGGATTATGCAAAAGCAATGATTGATGAATTGGACGTTCCGAAACATTATCAAGAGCGATTTACTATTGGTTATTAAAATATCTCGGGTATTGAATTTTTCATGCCAAATATTTTAGCTCCGTCATTGTGGAGATCATTACATTAATTCATTTTACAATTCAATTTCTTTTCGAATTGATTTTGATATAATAATTTCCACAATGATATTATTTTCGTAATTCTTTCATAATTTTTAATCCTTTCTCTGGCATTTCTATAATACAAAATTTTTCTACCTTTGTCATTATAAGAAACCAATTCAAATCATAAATGAAAAGTCAATTAAAACATTACAAGGAATTCGATAAAAAATTGAGACAGGAAGTCAACAATTCAAATGATGATGAAAATAATTTTATTATTGAATTGTATCTTGAGAATTACGAAATAATTTATAATAAATTTAGTAGTATTCAGAAATCAAGGATAAATAATGAGCTTATAACCTATTTGGAAAATGAAATTAAATACAAACCTGTTGACGAACCAATTACAGTTGAAATCGACATAAAGACGCATGATGAAAAATTTATCGAAAGTTTGGAAAAACTTATAAAAAAAAGTACTATTAATAATATTGAAGACATAACTCACGATCTTAAGCGGAATTTAAGGATTTCTATTTTGCTGCTTATTTTCGGACTGATAACTCTCGGTTGCATCAGTTTATTTTCTTATTTCACTGACCATTACGTCTTCAATGAATTCTTTGTAATTGTAAGCTGGGTGCTTATCTGGCAGTTCGTAGAAATGTATTTTTTCGATCGCCCGAAATTAAAATATGATAAAATGAAATTATTGCAATTATACTTCGCTGAATTTAGGTATAAGTAAATTTTAGCAAGTCTTTATTCGAAACATAATCAATTATATAAAACAATAAATACAACTTATTATTTAAAATATATAATCTGCTTAAAACTGATTTTAAAACAATAAAGGTCAAAGACGGAGCTAAAACTATGGTTTGCGATGAATTTACGTAATAACAAGATTATATTCCATAACTGCTCGTAATCTATTGTAAACTTGTTGATAAGCGTTGGGAAGTTTTAAATGTATTGCAAAGATGGAATGATGATTAAAATAATATTAGTGTAAATCCGTTTTATTTATTTAATTCTATGTTGTAATGAATGATTCTGATATATTAAAAATACGTTTACATAATCAACTACTTGACGGATATTCTTTAAAAGAGCCGGAAGAAATTGTTTCCTGGATGGGTGCTATGCAGGCGCAAGCTCTTGACATTGCAAAATGGGCTTTAGGAGCACGACTTGAAAACTCTTCCGTAAAAACTATTGAAGATGCTTTAACCGACGGGAAGATTATAAGAACTCATATTCTACGCCCAACATGGCATTTTGTTGCTGCAGAAGATATTCATTGGATGAGAAAGCTTTCGGTTGAAAAGCTAAGGGCAGTTTATATTTCTTACGGAAAATCATGGGGCGCAGATGAGGATTTAATTTTGAAAACCAGGTTGGCTGTTACTAATATCTTGGAAAAACACGATTATCTTTACAAACAGGAAATAGACGAACATTTAAAAGCTATAGGACACGATGTAGACCCTCATACTCTTTCACATGCACTATCGCACTCAGAGTTGGAAGGCATTATTTGCAACGGTAAAATCAGCGGACAAAATCATTCGTATGCACTCTTAGAAAAACGTGTTCTTAATGCTAAAGTTTTTATTAAAGAAGAAGCTTTGAAACAATTGGCTTTCAAATATTTTTCGAGTCACGGACCTGCAACATTGCAGGATTTTATCTGGTGGTCCGGATTAACCGCAACGGAAGCAAAAGCCGGATTAGAATCGGTAAAAAATCATTTCATTTCGGAAAAAATAAACGAAAAAATATTTTGGATGAAGCCCGATATCCAGATTCCGGAAAATAAAAAACCTTCCGCGTTACTTCTTCCTCCTTTTGATGAGTTTGTTGTCAGTTACAAAGATCGTTCGGAAATAATTGAAAAAGAACATCACAGCAAAGTCATGACAAAAAATGGAATTTTTTCTCCGACAATTATGCTTAACGGAGAAATAATCGGTTCATGGAAAAAAATCAAAAAGAAAAACAAAGTACAGGTTGAACTAAAGTTTTTTGAAAAGACAAATAAGAAAACTGTAGATTTATATAAGAATGAAATAAAGCGAGTTGAAGAGTTTTACGCGATTCAGGAATAATCAATCTCAGCAAATATTTCTCTATTCACGAAATTCGCGTTGGTTACTCCAATGCCAACAATCGGCTATTCCCACACATCAAAAATACCAACATTTTGGGATTATTTTTTATTTAAATTTTATGTTATTTTGCACATCGGATTAGTATCGTAACATAGATTCGAGGATAAATAAATAGATAAAATGATTTTTTAAAAAACTCAAAATCTTAAAAAACAATTTTTTTATTACATTTGCAAAAGATACAATCTTCAACACGAAACGAATTCTTATAACCTTATTATTAGCGGTTTCTGTTATTGATATTTGTGCAGACTATAGAAATTAATGGAAGTGAGATAATGATAATTAAGATGTTATTTTATAAAAATTAATATTATGAATAGAATGAGATTTATTAACGTAAACATCGTTATTGTTTTAGCTGCAATAATGATTTCTTGTTGCACAAAAGAAGAAAAAAATGAAGTTGTTCAAAATAATTCTTCTAAATCAACAATCGATGTAATACACGAACGCACAAGCATTCGCAGTTATACTAATCAAGAAGTTAGCAGAGAACAACTTGAAATTTTAGTTCGTGCAGGTATGGCCGCACCTTCCGCAATGAATAAACAACCTTGGCAATTTGTTGTAATTGACGACAAAGAACTTCTTTCCGCAATAGGTGAAATTTCCACTTCGAAAATGGCAAAACAAGCACCTGCCGCTATTTTAGTTTGCGGCGACTTGGAAAAAGCCGGTGAGGGTTGGCTACAGGAATACTGGATTCAAGATTGTTCGGCAGCAGCGGAAAATATTCTTTTGGCAATAACGGATTTGGGTCTTGGCGGAGTGTGGACGAGTATCTATCCTGCAGAAAACAGAATGGAAATAATAACGAATCTGTTTCAACTGCCGGAGACTATTATACCGTTCTGCGTAATTCCTTTAGGATACCCTACTCAAAATCATGAACCTAAAAACAAATGGAACCCCGAAAACGTTCACTGGAACAAATGGTAACCGTTTTATATAAAATTATGAACCTACTTTAATTCAATAAATATGCAACAAACTATCTATGATTTTGTCGTAAAAGACAATCAAAACAAGGATTTTTCTTTTGAACAACTACGTGATAAAGTTTTACTTATTGTTAATACTGCCAGCAAATGCGGATTTACTCCTCAATACAAAGATTTGGAAGCTTTATATAAAAAATATAAAGATAAAGGATTAGTGGTAATCGGCTTTCCTTGTGATCAGTTCGGACATCAGGAACCCGGCACGGATACAGATATATTAACTTTCTGCGAAGTTAATTTCGGAGTAACTTTTCCTTTGATGAAAAAAATAAAAGTAAACGGAAAAGAAGCCATTCCTCTTTACAAGTTTCTAAAAAAGAAAACCGGTAACTTTCTCTTTTCGGGAATTAAGTGGAATTTCACTAAGTTTTTAGTTTCTCGCGACGGTAAAACAATTAAGCGTTATGCTCCAACTGCAAAACCCGATTCGTTTGAGAACGAAATTATAAAACTACTGAAAACCAGATAAAAAACATTTTACCCCAACTTTATCGATTTTATATTCAAAATATCCCAATAAATTGGGAT
Coding sequences:
- a CDS encoding winged helix DNA-binding domain-containing protein — encoded protein: MNDSDILKIRLHNQLLDGYSLKEPEEIVSWMGAMQAQALDIAKWALGARLENSSVKTIEDALTDGKIIRTHILRPTWHFVAAEDIHWMRKLSVEKLRAVYISYGKSWGADEDLILKTRLAVTNILEKHDYLYKQEIDEHLKAIGHDVDPHTLSHALSHSELEGIICNGKISGQNHSYALLEKRVLNAKVFIKEEALKQLAFKYFSSHGPATLQDFIWWSGLTATEAKAGLESVKNHFISEKINEKIFWMKPDIQIPENKKPSALLLPPFDEFVVSYKDRSEIIEKEHHSKVMTKNGIFSPTIMLNGEIIGSWKKIKKKNKVQVELKFFEKTNKKTVDLYKNEIKRVEEFYAIQE
- a CDS encoding NAD(P)-dependent oxidoreductase gives rise to the protein MKKVVIIGASGFIGSAILNEALNRGIQVTAVVRDPEKIKITNPNLTIVKADVSSPEKVTQITKGFDAVISAFNPGWTNPNIYEETLKTYPAILEGVKKAGVKRLLIVGGAGTLFVSPGLRVIDSGAIPQEIIGGVKSLGEFYLNILMKERNIDWVFFSPAGSIEPGERTGKYRLGKNDLILNDKGESRISVQDYAKAMIDELDVPKHYQERFTIGY
- a CDS encoding diguanylate cyclase; this translates as MSNFFDELNIAITVCNTDGKVLWMNDKSKSVNKGDFVGQSLLDCHPEPAKTKLLELLDNHNTNAYTIEKGDVKKLIYQTPWFENGEFAGYVELSIEIPFEMPHFVRKPKI
- a CDS encoding nitroreductase family protein, giving the protein MNRMRFINVNIVIVLAAIMISCCTKEEKNEVVQNNSSKSTIDVIHERTSIRSYTNQEVSREQLEILVRAGMAAPSAMNKQPWQFVVIDDKELLSAIGEISTSKMAKQAPAAILVCGDLEKAGEGWLQEYWIQDCSAAAENILLAITDLGLGGVWTSIYPAENRMEIITNLFQLPETIIPFCVIPLGYPTQNHEPKNKWNPENVHWNKW
- a CDS encoding glutathione peroxidase — translated: MQQTIYDFVVKDNQNKDFSFEQLRDKVLLIVNTASKCGFTPQYKDLEALYKKYKDKGLVVIGFPCDQFGHQEPGTDTDILTFCEVNFGVTFPLMKKIKVNGKEAIPLYKFLKKKTGNFLFSGIKWNFTKFLVSRDGKTIKRYAPTAKPDSFENEIIKLLKTR